One part of the Desulfovibrio sp. TomC genome encodes these proteins:
- a CDS encoding response regulator: MTDHRHVLVVEDSRVQAKIISQHIAGCTPFPTIVAHSLAEAEQAMTARRESIFVAILDRNLPDDPDGRIVPLAKSLGIPSVVMTASFSEEVRKLLLEDNVVDYFIKTMAEMEAMERLIERLYKNQFVRALVADDSKLFRARLSGLLTNLNIQVLEAEDGRQALDVLAANDDIRLVITDYNMPNLDGFGLIEEIRAGKPKDKLAIIGVSAEGGHQTVRFLKVGANDFLVKPVEVEEFTCRVHMQLDILDLLQHCRELVAKANA; this comes from the coding sequence ATGACCGATCACCGCCACGTCCTCGTTGTGGAGGACAGCCGCGTCCAGGCCAAGATCATCTCCCAGCATATCGCCGGCTGTACGCCCTTCCCCACCATCGTGGCTCACTCCCTGGCCGAAGCCGAGCAGGCCATGACGGCCCGGCGCGAGTCGATTTTCGTGGCCATCCTGGATCGAAATCTCCCCGACGACCCGGACGGGCGCATCGTCCCCCTGGCCAAGTCGCTCGGCATTCCCTCGGTGGTCATGACGGCCAGTTTCTCCGAGGAGGTGCGAAAACTGCTTCTCGAAGACAATGTCGTGGATTATTTCATCAAGACCATGGCCGAAATGGAGGCCATGGAACGGTTGATCGAACGGTTGTACAAAAACCAGTTCGTGCGCGCCCTGGTGGCTGACGACTCCAAACTCTTCCGGGCCCGGCTCTCGGGGCTGCTTACAAATCTCAACATCCAGGTGCTGGAAGCCGAAGACGGCCGCCAGGCCCTGGATGTCCTGGCCGCAAACGACGACATCCGGCTGGTCATCACCGATTACAACATGCCAAATCTCGACGGGTTCGGGCTGATCGAGGAGATTCGGGCCGGCAAACCCAAGGATAAATTGGCCATCATCGGCGTCTCGGCCGAAGGCGGCCACCAGACCGTGCGGTTTCTCAAGGTCGGGGCCAACGATTTCCTGGTCAAGCCTGTGGAGGTCGAGGAATTCACCTGCCGGGTGCACATGCAGCTCGACATCCTCGACTTGCTGCAGCATTGCCGGGAGTTGGTCGCCAAAGCCAACGCCTAG
- a CDS encoding FlgO family outer membrane protein, with the protein MKTSRLMGLMPLLLAAVFSPLLMGALCGSGKTPPPIQYPDVAMAMAADLDRQLGPRLGMGSPDNSRGLYWLVITTPADLNNLERASPLSRLMGQELYAAFVGMGYNVQEIRKASDIIFNRSQGEFVLTRDTKALATKRATATLVLAGTYAVTPAGVRFSLEVIDARNNNIIAAASRTLPMDATVGAMAGVSPTAFVAPTVSTTDPATFEREMTPYMTRHW; encoded by the coding sequence ATGAAGACCAGTCGCTTAATGGGCCTTATGCCCCTTCTCCTGGCGGCAGTTTTCTCGCCGCTGCTCATGGGAGCCTTGTGCGGTTCGGGCAAAACCCCGCCGCCGATACAGTATCCCGACGTGGCCATGGCCATGGCCGCCGATCTCGACCGCCAGCTTGGGCCGCGCCTGGGCATGGGCAGCCCGGACAACAGTCGGGGCCTTTACTGGCTGGTCATCACCACCCCGGCCGATCTCAACAATCTGGAACGGGCCTCGCCGCTTTCGCGGCTCATGGGCCAGGAACTCTATGCCGCCTTTGTCGGCATGGGCTACAATGTCCAGGAAATCCGCAAGGCCAGCGACATCATCTTCAATCGCAGCCAGGGCGAGTTCGTGCTCACCCGGGACACCAAGGCCCTGGCCACCAAGCGGGCCACGGCCACCCTGGTCCTGGCCGGCACCTACGCCGTGACCCCGGCCGGGGTACGCTTTTCCCTTGAGGTCATCGACGCCCGCAACAACAACATCATCGCCGCCGCAAGCCGAACCCTGCCCATGGACGCCACCGTCGGGGCCATGGCCGGGGTGAGTCCCACGGCCTTTGTCGCGCCGACGGTCTCCACCACCGACCCGGCCACGTTTGAACGGGAAATGACCCCGTATATGACCCGCCACTGGTAG
- a CDS encoding desulfoferrodoxin, which translates to MAEQLEIYKCELCGNIVEVLHAGGGELVCCGAPMKLMTENTVDAAKEKHVPVIEKIDGGYLVKVGAVAHPMEEKHYIEWIELVADGKAYRQFLKPGQAPEARFCIEAATVSAREYCNLHGLWKKD; encoded by the coding sequence ATGGCTGAGCAACTGGAAATCTACAAGTGCGAACTGTGCGGCAATATCGTTGAAGTCCTCCATGCCGGCGGCGGCGAACTGGTGTGCTGCGGCGCGCCCATGAAGCTTATGACCGAGAACACCGTGGACGCGGCCAAGGAAAAGCATGTCCCGGTGATCGAGAAAATCGACGGCGGCTATCTGGTCAAGGTCGGGGCCGTGGCCCACCCCATGGAAGAAAAGCATTATATCGAGTGGATTGAGCTTGTCGCCGACGGCAAGGCGTATCGCCAGTTCCTCAAACCCGGGCAGGCTCCCGAGGCCAGGTTCTGCATCGAGGCGGCCACGGTCAGTGCGCGTGAGTACTGCAATCTTCACGGTCTGTGGAAGAAGGATTAA
- a CDS encoding ferritin, translating to MLSKTMEKAINDQVHWELYSAYLYVSMATYFEDKGLMGFANWMHVQDQEEKFHAQKFYNYIVERGGRVILQAIEAPPHDWASPLAVFEDALAHEEGVTARIYKLMDLALEERDHGTASFLKWFIDEQVEEEANVADVISKLKLVDQTSGGAFMLDKDLATRVFTPPVNA from the coding sequence ATGCTGTCCAAGACCATGGAAAAGGCCATCAACGATCAGGTCCATTGGGAACTCTATTCCGCGTACCTGTACGTATCCATGGCCACCTATTTTGAGGACAAGGGGCTGATGGGCTTTGCCAACTGGATGCATGTACAGGACCAGGAAGAGAAGTTTCACGCCCAGAAGTTCTATAACTACATCGTGGAACGCGGCGGCCGGGTCATCCTGCAGGCCATAGAAGCTCCACCCCATGACTGGGCCTCGCCTCTGGCCGTCTTTGAGGACGCCCTGGCACACGAAGAAGGGGTGACGGCGCGCATCTATAAGCTCATGGATCTGGCCTTGGAGGAACGCGACCACGGCACGGCTTCCTTCCTCAAGTGGTTTATCGACGAGCAGGTGGAAGAAGAAGCCAACGTGGCCGATGTGATTTCCAAGCTCAAGCTCGTGGACCAGACCTCGGGCGGCGCCTTCATGCTCGACAAAGACTTGGCCACCCGGGTCTTCACGCCGCCGGTCAACGCCTAG